Within the Gammaproteobacteria bacterium genome, the region ATCTGGTTTCACGCTTTTACCGCGACGGTCGCCTGGCATCGATTGGTGGCGGAGCCGATGAAGTGATGTTGCAGATCATTTGCAAACAAATGGGCATACATAAGTAGATCGAAAGATAGTTTTAAGTAAATACACACAAATAATTAATGACCACCAAGACCCAACATCCATTCCCCCAGGTTAGGGACTTTCTAGACGAAAGTTTCGCTTTGTATGATTTAGTCAAAGATCTCGATGAAAAACAACTTGAACAAGTCACCGCATTTAAAAACTGGACCATAAATGATGTGATCGCTCATTTGCAGATATGGAATATGGCGGCCGGTATCTCACTGAATGACCCGGAAGGGTTTCAGGAGTATATGCAAATAGTCGATGAGATCTTTGCTGCCAATGGCACATTAAAGGACTTCGAACGCATTTATTTAAACACCAAGGGCATTGCCCTGGTTGAATTATGGAAACAGGATTTTATCCAGATCGCCAAACGCTTTGCACGTGCCGACCCCGGTGCACGAGTTAAATGGGCGGGCCCCGACATGAGTGTGCGTTCTTCAATTACTGCACGCCTAATGGAAACCTGGGCGCATGGGCAAGAGATCTATGATGTGCTGGGGGTGGAGCGTGAAAATACCGACCGGATTAAAAATATTGTTGTGCTTGGCGTTATCACATACCCGTACACCTATCGCATTCGCAGAGAAGAACTGCCGGGTCCAATGCCATACCTCTCTTTAGTCGCACCCAGCGGTAAAACCTGGACCTTTGGCGAGGAAAGTGAGCAAGAGTTTGTTCGTGGTCTTGCGGTAGAGTTTGCCCAGGTGGTGACACAAACCCGCAATATTAAAGACACCAATTTATATGTAAAGGGCGTGATCGCCAAAGACTGGATGTCTAAGGCCCAGTGTTTTGCCGGCGCCGCCGAGGACCCGCCAAAACCGGGGACCCGATTTATCAATACCGAGGCCAAAGCATGACTGAACAAATCCTGACACCACGCGGGGCCTATCCACTGGTAAAAGTAGTGGGTGATTTTATTTTTGTCTCCGGCGCCAGTGCACGACAAGCCGATAACAGCATTGCCGGAGTCGAAAGCGTCGATGCCATGGGCACCAGGCTTCTGGACATAAAAGTCCAGACCCGTGCCGTGCTTGAGGCAATCGGCAAAAACCTGGCCTCGGTCGGGGCAGGCCTGTCCAATGTGGTCGAGATCAGTACCTTCTTAGTCAACATGAATGATTTTGCGGGGTATAACGAGGCCTATAAAGAATACTTTGATGCCGAAACGGGCCCGGCGCGTACCACCGTTGCAGTGCACCAGTTGCCGCACCCGGATCTGCTGATCGAGATCAAAGCAGTCGCGTACAAGAAACAAAAATAGTTAGTGGATTCGCGATAGAATCACACTGGCATGCAAGTTCTTAAAAATTACATCAATGGCGAGTTGCTTGATCCGGGATCACAGCAATGGCTGGACAACTACAATCCAGCCACAGGCCAGGTCTACAGCCAGTTACCCAATTCCGATTCAAATGATGTGCATGCAGCTGTGCAAGCCGCCAGGCAAGCCTTCCCGGCCTGGTCAAGATCCTCAACAGAGGAGCGTTCTGGCTATTTATTCAAACTGGCACGTCTCATCGAAGAGCACGCGGATGAGTTAGCAAGACTGGAGAGCATTGACAATGGCAAGCCACTCAGTCTGGCGCGTTCGGTAGATATTCCGCGAGCAATTAAGAACTTCCATTTTTTTGCCCAGGCGATTGCCATGTTCTCTTCGGAAACGCATGAGAATATTGCCCAGTCTGCGGTCAACATGGTCTTACGTGAACCCTTGGGGGTTGTGGCCTGCATCTCGCCCTGGAATTTACCCCTGTATTTGCTCACCTGGAAAATAGCGCCGGCATTGATCACCGGAAATTGTGTGGTCGCCAAACCCTCCGAGATCACACCAATGACTGCTTATCGTTTGTCCGAACTTTGTATCGAGGCGGGCCTACCCAAAGGTGTGTTGAACATTGTGCATGGAGAAGGCAATACAGTCGGGCAAGCTCTGGTTGAGCATCGGGATATCAAAGCCATCTCGTTCACCGGAGGTACCAGCACTGGCGCCGATATCGCTACCCGGGCCGCTGGTCAATTCAAAAAACTCTCACTCGAACTTGGGGGTAAAAACCCGAACATTATTTTCCCGGATTGCGATTATGAAAAAGCTCTGGATACCGCCGTTAATGCCGCGTTTAAAAATCAGGGTCAGATCTGTTTGTGCGGGTCGCGGTTTTTTATCGCCGACAGCATGTACGATAAATTCAAATACGATTTTATTGAAAGAACCCGCGCATTAACAGTCGGTGATCCTTTGGATGCAAAGAGTGATATTGGCGCACTGGTTTCCAGAGAGCATTTACAAAAAGTCTATTACTACATCAAGCACGCCGATGAACTCGGTGGCAAGATCCTTTTCGGTGGTAAGCGCCTGCATCCCAAAGGCCATGAAGACGGAAATTTTTTGCAGCCAACCATCATTGAGGTTAACGATAATCAATGTCCACTGAATCAGGAAGAGATATTCGGTCCGGTTGTGACCTTGTGTCGATTTGCTTCAGAGGCCGAGGCCGTGGCATTGGCCAACGATGTGCGCTATGGGTTATCCGCCAGTATCTGGACCCGCGATGTCAATCGCGCGCTGCGGGTCTCAAAAAATCTGCAAGCAGGAACCGTCTGGGTGAACACCTGGATGTTACGCGACCCACGGGTACCGTTTGGCGGGGTCAAGGCATCCGGAGTCGGGCGAGAAGGTGGTCTTGAGGCCTTGCGCTTTTTCACCGAGCCCAAGAACGTTTGTATACAATACTGACATGCAATTAGATCTCGAGAATAAACACGCGCTGGTGTGCGGCAGCACCCAGGGCATCGGCAAGGCCTGTGCCATTGCGCTGGCCGAGCAGGGTGCAAACGTCACATTACTGGCACGCAACGAGAATTCCCTGAAAAGCGTGATCACGGAAATGCCCACTTCTGGCAAGCATACCGGTACACATAATTACCTGGTCGCCGATTTTTCCAGTCCACAGGAAGTGGAAGCCACCATCAAGACACATCTCTCAAACCATCCTGGTTTTCATATTCTGGTGAACAATACCGGCGGGCCTCCCGGCGGCCGGGCGATTGACGCCGGGGCGCAGGAATTTGATGCGGCTTTTCGGCAACACTTGTTGTGCAATCATTTGCTGGTGCAAGCTCTGGTGCCGGGGATGCAAGCATATGCGTTCGGACGCATTATCAATATTATCTCGACCTCGGTGAAACAACCGCTGGATAACCTGGGCGTGAGCAACACCATCCGGGGCGCAGTAGCCAACTGGAGTAAAACTTTAGCCAATGAACTGGGTCAATACGGTATAACAGTGAATAATGTTTTGCCGGGTGCCACCGCGACGGAAAGATTGTTTTCCATCATTCGCAACAAGGCTGAAAAATCCGGGATCAGTCCCGAGCAGGCCAGTGCCGCGATGCAAAATACCATCCCGGCCAGGCGCTTTGCCGAGGCTTCCGAAGTGGCCAACGCGGTGACTTTTCTGGCCAGTGCCGCCGCCGCTTATATCAACGGCGTGAATTTACCGGTCGATGGCGGCAGAACCAAAAGTTTGTAAACACTATGACAAGAAAATTACGTATCAACGGCCATTCGCACTTGCTTCCTTACCCGGAAGAGATCCCGGCCTTCATGAAGGATCGCGGCATTTTCTGGGTAGACCACGATCGCAAGTACATGTTGCAAAAAGACTGGAAACGACCGGTTACCGATTCCAGTTTTTTTCTGGATGAAAAACTCGAATGGATGGATCGCTTTAACATTGATCACGCCGTGGTTTTAAACCTTTCGCAATTGTATGGCAATGGCTTGCGGGTTGAGGAAATGAAAAAAGCCTTGCGTTTTCAGAACGATTTCAATGCCAAAATACAGCACGATCACCCGAGTAAATTCACCTGTGGTTTTGTGGTGCATCCCGGTTTCGTGCGCAGTGCGATGTGGGAGATCGAGCGTTGTGTCGAAGAGTGCGGTCTGAGTTTGCTCTGTTTGCCAACCCACTTCATGGACAGTATTGGCGAGTGGCGCTGTGTGTTCGACGTAGAGAATGAGCCTATTTTCGAGCTCGCCGATAAATACAATCTTGCCCTCGAAGTGCACCCTTACGATGGCGACAAAATCATAAAACTGCAAAATACCGGCTGGCGTTTTCATTTGATCTGGATGCTGGCGCAATGTGCCGACGCTTATCACTTTCTGACCATTAACGGATACCAGGAAAAATACCAGAACATGCGGGTGTGTTTTGCCCATGGCGGGCAATTGTCACAGATCAATCTGGGCAGACGCATCCAGGGTTTTGACGGCCGCCCTGATCTGTTCGAAGGCAAGCATCATCCGCGTAAAGCGGTTGGGCATAAAAATATCTTTTTCGATACCTTGGTACACGACACCGGCTCGTTGAAATTACTGGTTGAGAACCAGGGTGCCCAACAAGTGGTGATGGGGCTTGATGATCCATACCCGCTTGGTGAAATGGAAAGCGAGAATCAGTCGTCTTATCCGGGCAAATTGCTCGATCTCGCTCTGGAACGAAATATCGTAAACCAGGATCAATACGATGCCATGTGGGAAGACAACGTATTGCAATGGTTGCATGGAGATGACCAGAACGCAAAAGACAAACTGGTTAAGCGGATACTCGCTTAGTTCATTCAATTAATTCGCATGAAGCCACAATATTTAATTGGTTACTTCCTGACGGCCGTCTTGGTCGTATGGAGTTTGGTCAGTCAGAATTACGAATTCATGATCTATGCGGCAGCCGTTCTGGTTCTGGTGGTGCTATTACACAGCACCCAGAAGATCTATCATTTCAAGTCGGGTGTGCTATGGGCCTTCGTGGCCTGGATTATCATGCATATACTTGGTGGTTTGCTGCCGGTTGGGAATGGCGTTTTGTATTCCAAAGTGCTGATCCCAATCATTGGCGAGCCTTATGAGATTTTGAAATATGATCAGGTGGTGCATGCTTATTGCTATACCGTAGTGGCTCTGTTGT harbors:
- a CDS encoding TIGR03084 family protein — encoded protein: MTTKTQHPFPQVRDFLDESFALYDLVKDLDEKQLEQVTAFKNWTINDVIAHLQIWNMAAGISLNDPEGFQEYMQIVDEIFAANGTLKDFERIYLNTKGIALVELWKQDFIQIAKRFARADPGARVKWAGPDMSVRSSITARLMETWAHGQEIYDVLGVERENTDRIKNIVVLGVITYPYTYRIRREELPGPMPYLSLVAPSGKTWTFGEESEQEFVRGLAVEFAQVVTQTRNIKDTNLYVKGVIAKDWMSKAQCFAGAAEDPPKPGTRFINTEAKA
- a CDS encoding SDR family oxidoreductase is translated as MQLDLENKHALVCGSTQGIGKACAIALAEQGANVTLLARNENSLKSVITEMPTSGKHTGTHNYLVADFSSPQEVEATIKTHLSNHPGFHILVNNTGGPPGGRAIDAGAQEFDAAFRQHLLCNHLLVQALVPGMQAYAFGRIINIISTSVKQPLDNLGVSNTIRGAVANWSKTLANELGQYGITVNNVLPGATATERLFSIIRNKAEKSGISPEQASAAMQNTIPARRFAEASEVANAVTFLASAAAAYINGVNLPVDGGRTKSL
- a CDS encoding aldehyde dehydrogenase translates to MQVLKNYINGELLDPGSQQWLDNYNPATGQVYSQLPNSDSNDVHAAVQAARQAFPAWSRSSTEERSGYLFKLARLIEEHADELARLESIDNGKPLSLARSVDIPRAIKNFHFFAQAIAMFSSETHENIAQSAVNMVLREPLGVVACISPWNLPLYLLTWKIAPALITGNCVVAKPSEITPMTAYRLSELCIEAGLPKGVLNIVHGEGNTVGQALVEHRDIKAISFTGGTSTGADIATRAAGQFKKLSLELGGKNPNIIFPDCDYEKALDTAVNAAFKNQGQICLCGSRFFIADSMYDKFKYDFIERTRALTVGDPLDAKSDIGALVSREHLQKVYYYIKHADELGGKILFGGKRLHPKGHEDGNFLQPTIIEVNDNQCPLNQEEIFGPVVTLCRFASEAEAVALANDVRYGLSASIWTRDVNRALRVSKNLQAGTVWVNTWMLRDPRVPFGGVKASGVGREGGLEALRFFTEPKNVCIQY
- a CDS encoding RidA family protein, producing MTEQILTPRGAYPLVKVVGDFIFVSGASARQADNSIAGVESVDAMGTRLLDIKVQTRAVLEAIGKNLASVGAGLSNVVEISTFLVNMNDFAGYNEAYKEYFDAETGPARTTVAVHQLPHPDLLIEIKAVAYKKQK
- a CDS encoding DUF2238 domain-containing protein produces the protein MKPQYLIGYFLTAVLVVWSLVSQNYEFMIYAAAVLVLVVLLHSTQKIYHFKSGVLWAFVAWIIMHILGGLLPVGNGVLYSKVLIPIIGEPYEILKYDQVVHAYCYTVVALLLWPVVMHVAKPENGHKTLVFLTVLAATGIGGLNEIVEFIATLTVPETNVGGYENTAIDIVANLLGALLAIPFLKRPNKADPM
- a CDS encoding amidohydrolase family protein, yielding MTRKLRINGHSHLLPYPEEIPAFMKDRGIFWVDHDRKYMLQKDWKRPVTDSSFFLDEKLEWMDRFNIDHAVVLNLSQLYGNGLRVEEMKKALRFQNDFNAKIQHDHPSKFTCGFVVHPGFVRSAMWEIERCVEECGLSLLCLPTHFMDSIGEWRCVFDVENEPIFELADKYNLALEVHPYDGDKIIKLQNTGWRFHLIWMLAQCADAYHFLTINGYQEKYQNMRVCFAHGGQLSQINLGRRIQGFDGRPDLFEGKHHPRKAVGHKNIFFDTLVHDTGSLKLLVENQGAQQVVMGLDDPYPLGEMESENQSSYPGKLLDLALERNIVNQDQYDAMWEDNVLQWLHGDDQNAKDKLVKRILA